One Drosophila santomea strain STO CAGO 1482 chromosome X, Prin_Dsan_1.1, whole genome shotgun sequence DNA segment encodes these proteins:
- the LOC120456562 gene encoding signal peptidase complex subunit 2, with the protein MGKKEEKSQQGEELVKVNKWDGSAVKHALDDAVKTCLLGDRPQLKEQFGLVNTRLALCALAVSVAIMAHAWDFTHPFPESRPVLLFSVLAYFALLGILTLHSSFREKGTFAVALQKDKERERLWEASSDMRKYDDKYLLTLSVRDSKNGKRREQSSNKSCAAFIDQNGIVLDNLVANEVNRLFNALAADKKSAGPLVSN; encoded by the exons ATGGGCAAGAAGGAGGAAAAGTCACAGCAGGGCGAGGAG CTGGTAAAGGTCAACAAGTGGGATGGATCCGCGGTAAAGCACGCCCTCGATGATGCGGTAAAAACCTGCCTCCTTGGCGATCGTCCCCAGCTGAAGGAGCAATTCGGCCTGGTCAACACCCGTTTGGCCCTCTGCGCCCTGGCCGTGTCCGTGGCCATAATGGCCCATGCGTGGGACTTCACCCACCCCTTCCCGGAATCCCGTCCAGTGCTCCTGTTCAGCGTTCTCGCCTACTTTGCCCTCCTGGGCATTCTGACCCTGCACTCCAGTTTCCGCGAGAAGGGCACCTTTGCGGTGGCCCTGCAAAAGGACAAGGAGCGGGAGCGCCTGTGGGAGGCCAGCTCCGATATGCGCAAGTACGACGACAAGTACCTGCTGACCCTCAGTGTTCGCGACTCGAAAAATGGCAAGAGGCGCGAGCAGAGCAGCAACAAGTCCTGCGCCGCCTTCATCGATCAGAATGGCATTGTTCTGGACAACCTGGTGGCCAACGAGGTCAACCGCCTGTTCAACGCCTTGGCCGCCGACAAAAAGAGCGCAGGCCCCCTTGTTTCTAATTAA
- the LOC120456558 gene encoding protein PXR1 encodes MKFKILIDGKNIVRVECPGYATQRFCVKVHAGRITLENVFPNRGGFTRGGAYITASKPKTGASKKSVERPSPEPVRRGPIQFGPQDEVDVYMDTEMRQPCEGQRFGSQPVRRGPIQFGPQYEVDVYMDTEMRQPCEGQRFGSQGLGGYGDRLFKLDVWQPIPASREVVKNAASRRKTLSRKKENFPSRGTITKKKQFDESSMPTATSTPHQKRRKTGLLSETTEREPTQKVYIPSLRVDQTIILGKRNADGLSIRLNLVKAEAKQRSQDLTTNPLLNDLGKHQVTTSNGQPRSASLKSLEREQKRLTKKIEKKMAKKKIEKKMAKKIEEMKMANEKKEKREMLRQKMVKEEKERKMMLRQKMVKEKMAKIAKKMAKEKMAEMAKKMAKEKMAKIAKKMAKEKMAEMDKKMAKEKMAKIAKKMAKEKMAKIAKKMAKEKMAKQMVRKKMEKEKMAKKKTAKQLRDIMKNLINGKN; translated from the coding sequence ATGAAATTCAAAATCCTGATCGATGGCAAGAACATTGTGCGCGTGGAGTGTCCTGGCTACGCAACTCAGCGCTTTTGTGTGAAAGTCCATGCTGGAAGAATCACTCTGGAGAACGTCTTCCCCAATCGTGGAGGCTTCACCAGGGGCGGGGCTTATATCACTGCGTCGAAGCCCAAGACTGGGGCCTCCAAGAAGTCCGTTGAGCGCCCCTCGCCGGAGCCAGTGCGTCGTGGTCCCATTCAGTTCGGTCCGCAGGATGAAGTGGATGTGTACATGGACACGGAAATGCGCCAGCCTTGTGAGGGCCAACGATTTGGTTCCCAGCCAGTGCGTCGTGGTCCCATTCAGTTCGGTCCGCAGTATGAAGTGGATGTGTACATGGACACGGAAATGCGCCAGCCTTGTGAGGGCCAACGATTTGGTTCCCAGGGGTTAGGTGGCTATGGCGATAGACTCTTCAAGCTTGATGTGTGGCAGCCAATCCCGGCCAGCCGTGAAGTGGTCAAGAATGCTGCATCAAGGCGCAAGACTTTGTCCAGAAAGAAGGAAAACTTTCCTTCAAGGGGCACCATTACCAAGAAAAAGCAATTTGACGAATCCTCGATGCCGACTGCAACCTCAACGCCTCACCAAAAGCGTAGGAAGACCGGATTGTTATCCGAAACCACGGAGCGGGAGCCGACCCAGAAAGTATACATTCCATCTCTACGTGTGGACCAAACGATTATACTCGGCAAACGCAATGCCGATGGATTGTCGATCCGTCTAAACCTGGTGAAGGCAGAGGCGAAGCAGCGATCTCAGGACTTGACGACCAATCCCTTGCTGAACGACCTGGGCAAGCACCAGGTAACCACTTCCAATGGGCAGCCTCGCAGCGCCAGCTTAAAATCTTTGGAAAGAGAGCAGAAGAGGCTGACAAAGAAGATTGAAAAAAAGATGGCAAAGAAGAAGATCGAAAAAAAGATGGCAAAGAAGATAGAAGAAATGAAGATGGCAAACGAGAAGAAGGAGAAACGGGAGATGCTAAGACAGAAGATGGTAAAGGAAGAGAAGGAGAGAAAGATGATGCTAAGGCAGAAGATGGTAAAGGAAAAGATGGCCAAGATAGCCAAGAAGATGGCAAAGGAAAAGATGGCCGAGATGGCCAAGAAGATGGCAAAGGAAAAGATGGCCAAGATAGCCAAGAAGATGGCAAAGGAAAAGATGGCCGAGATGGACAAGAAGATGGCAAAGGAAAAGATGGCCAAGATAGCCAAGAAGATGGCAAAGGAAAAGATGGCCAAGATAGCCAAGAAGATGGCAAAGGAAAAGATGGCCAAGCAGATGGTAAGGAAGAAGATGGAGAAAGAGAAGATGGCGAAGAAGAAGACGGCAAAGCAACTTCGCGACATAATGAAGAATCTGATCAATGGGAAGAATTGA